The segment GTCATTTTAAAAATTTCCGGTCAAAAGTTCCCATATGCAGATAAGTTACCATATATTGAGTCTTACAGACTGAAGTAATTTTACTGTCCATTATGTGGGTGAAGTGAAACAGAAGTGGGAAGAATGAACTATTGATTAAAAACGTCCTTacacagtgtttgtgcactggaggctaaaagtttctacatcacacttgtgtaagttaaatattggaccaggatcggctccaaactagttgtgatgtcacaaatcaaactTGTAGGCTAACCtccttaaaatctgattttcaataagcacagagaaactctccactttcagcagctgaatgtgaaaacagccttctagtgtcaaactctgcgcatacatcattctacaaagtgaagttcaaacatccaactgtgtGAGCGATACTGCACACCGAAAAACATCTCAAGACTAATTCACCGTCGTGCAGTACCAAGTTTCCACCAGCAGATGGATGCTGCTGTGAAGAGACTTGTGATCCTCTAACATTCATCTCCTCAGCATCCGGGAAAGACACAGTGCTGCCTCAATCCCATGATGAAATTAGGAAACAGTCTCCTAACCAAGACAAGCGCCATTCGACATTTCCGCCctcatttgatcattttctgaACATACCAATTCTCAGATACTGCAGGGGCACAGGTACACATTCTCTTTGTTCctgatttaacatttaacattgaCAATACAGCCTTAACTTGATGTCAAGAGAATTCTTATGATGTTCAGCAACACCTTATATTTAATTTAGACCTACCTCAAAATCCATTTATATCCCCATAACCTCAGTGCTAGAGATTAGAAATAGATTTGTAAGTCCTATTTCTACTTTTTTACTATGTGACAAAAACATCTCTGCAAAACTGTGCCATTTCTAACTCGCGGGAGCACTAAATGAATGTAATATTCAGGAGTGAGAAACCAACACATGGTGCAGAGCGAAGTGATGTCCTTTGAAGCCGTGAACTGCACTCTCAAAACCACAGCCTACAAGGAGACATGTGACCTTCTAGAtaataggattttttttctgtagtctTGAATTGGCAAGTCTTTTTCAGAGAAGCAAAACCTCTCTCAACAAGGTGCAGATCTACAGTAGGtgtgataaagaaaaaaaagggtttgcttttattttttacaccTTTACAAagataacaataaaacatttacagcagaTAGCAATTCACTCATATTTGCTACTTTGTTGAACATTTGAATGTAGTTCTGTATGATATAAACAGTGGCTACAACGAAGAACATTAAGTAAAAATTTATGTATGAATAGGAAGTAGAATTACTCCCGCATAAACACTTTACAGACCATCTTTTCAGATGAGTACAGTATGACTAAGAACACTCTGAAACCCGTCACACTCCTTtaacgtctctctctctctctcacacacacacacacacacacgcacacgcacatgcacacacatacactcgaACACAGacacaagacagagagagagatagctgCTACTTCATGCTTTCATTTCTGATACTACTAGCTACTTATATgagtaaatctgtgtgtgtgctcatacaGTGTTATCTGTctgagcaggtgtgtgtgtgtgtgtgtgtgtgtatgtgtgtttgtataagCATGTAAATGTCTGCATGAATGAAAGCTACTTCAGTTCTAGGCGGTGCTCGCCACGGGCTATATGTGAGGAGAACTCGTAACGGTCCCGACTGCGGTGGCCGCACACGTTGCATTCGAGTGGGTCGCGGAAGCCGTGGCATCCCATGTGGATGGTGAACATAACATAGTCTAGAAAGATCACTCTGCAGTGGCCGCAGGGATACACCGCCCCGGGCAGCCCTCCGGCCTCTCCGTCGGCCCGCACCACCCGCAAAGCCTCCAGAGGGGACAAAGGGATGGGCTGGGCGTGTGGGTGAGGGACACCGTTCTGGTGGTTCAGCCCCCCCAGCAGGTGCCCTAAGCTGTACATGATGGGCTGGGAGATCTGGGAGCCGTCAGTGTGGAATGAGTCCATGCCGAGGGGTGGCTGGGCGGTATGAGGGAGGCCCAGGAGTGGCATGCCCATCTTGTGGCCGTTAGTGAGGCCCATGGGGCTGATGTCGTTGCGGCTTAACGGGATGGGGTAGGGCCTGTGGGAGGGAGCCGGTTCGCTGTCTGTGAGCATGGATTGTTGTTGATGGTGGGAGTCGGGGCCTGGGGAACTCGGCAGAGGGTCCTTGACGTCAGTTCGGGGAACCAGCTCCCTGTTAAAGCTCAAGTCCAGGCAGACACCGTTGTCGCCTAGACCAGCAACACGAGAAGAAAGAGCACTCAAGACTCCGCAGGAGGAGGTATCATATACTTCATCTAAGAGCATGACCAGAGAAATACAACAGACAGCAAGCAGCAGTTAAAGCAGTTATTGCTTACAGATGGAAAAAGATCTAACAGTAATCCTGACAGGACTCTAAGGGGTCCTCACTTTGGTGTTGAGTGGAGGCAAAGGAGAAAAATGTGTAGCCCCAGGCAACAAAAAGGAAAACCTCCATAGCAACACTGGGGAACGCCAGGTTCACAGGACAAAAGAGACTTTAAAGCATCTAGCATCCTGAGCCAGCAGTTGAGCTTGGAGGCATGAGAGGACAGAGGGCTGAGAGGAAGCAGACGACGCAGACGAAGGCCTCTAGTGCAGCTGCACCACAGAAGTATAGACatagaagcacctgctcacgTTTCTCGCCTCCcgcctgttctctctctctgcggtTGCAGACATTACTTCTCTTTTCCCCCTGTGGTTGTCATATTGAAAGATCTCACTTCATTTGTCAACCTGATAGAGAGACGTAGGAGGTTTTTTTTGCCAATACACCCTCGTTTTGCGAGCAGCTTGAGGCTTGATTGTGAAACTACAACCCAATGTTAGTTAGACTTAACCAGAAAGGTGAAAGCCAACTATTGAAAatcgttgtgtgtgtgtgttaacgcCCATAAAGTTTGGGAAATTGCTGTACCAAGACAGCCATTTACTGAAACTCATATCTTTTGATCATTTATCACTCAGGCAAATACGCTGAGTTTGAATCAAATTACACAAAGTGAATAATTAAACCGAGAGGTTTCAAGAGCATGTTACCCTTTTTAACATGTATCCATTTATTCACGCATGTATGGTTACCAATACCCACCTATGACATAGTTCTCGCTGAGAATTTAGGGCAGTGGAGAACACTCTGTGAGGTGTGCAGGTATGAGGCAGGTGCTCTGCCCTCAATTCCTTTTTGGCAAGAGATGGAGGcccacaaagacaaacagacagacaaacaaacaagtagCTCAGACAGACAacttcacatactgtacaaaacatGAATTCTGTCATCTAAAGTAGCATAAATGCACagcagaaagcacaaaaaaacagagcagcatATAGCTGTAGCAGCTCTGaagtttcacatttaaaaagtcagTAAACAAGTGGACAGTATTAAAATTAAGATATAAgggtaaaatagcaaatattaaGTAAATAAACATATCAATCAAACTAAAAAATGCAgacattcacattttttgtttcaatctaaatgaatgaaaaacaaatttgaaaTGAATGCTATAAGCTGCTTTAATATTAAAACACAACTCTCTGTTTGAAGTCAGTGTCTCTGCTCAACTCCTACATGTCTGTGTTGTGAGTTACGCTGCTCTTACCGGTGAACTTCTGTGGCATTGAACTCTTCCGTTTGGCTACATTGCTGGCAAGCCTGTCGAGCAGCAGAGCACGCTCAGTGCCCATCGGAGTCCTGGATGTGTGGCCGTCCTCTGCTTGAGAGCAAGAAAGTGAGAGTAAAAGGAGTTGAGGCACAGGAGGAAATGAAAACTACAATCAAGCTTTCCACTGAGCTGCGACTGTCCACCTGTCAATGTCTTTGAGTTTATAAagtgaggcaaaaaaaaaaaaaaaaaaaaaaaaaaaaaatcttgcaaaaCACCCTAGCTGCTCAGAAAAGTCGCACTGGGAGGAACGAGATATTAATTTGAGATCAGAAGCTCCTTTGACCTCACTTCCTGGTGCTTTTTTACTTCACCAGTGCAGGAGAGGAGACCACAGGATGAGGATGTACTTCCTCACCACTACGGCACTATCAGGCGTAAACTTACGACATTTGGTGACCACAGAAGCATagcattgtgtgtgttgcaACTGTGCAACTGTCCTGTCAGTAAAGGCATTTTTGGGGGGAGGTTACAGACATAGAGggttatgtttgtatgtgtgtgctgggTGGCTGGGCTGAAACATTTGCCCTACATAACTCTCTTCCCCTTTGCTGCTATAGACATGAAAAGCGGTCTTCACAGCGCTGTGCCGCCACACCACAGCAGCCATAACCTATTTAGCTCTAATGATGGGGTAACAGCCATAAGCTCATTAATTTAATGAGGCTATAAAAACAGGATCTGTAAGCAATAACAGCTTTAGTTGTAAGCCTGCTGTGTATGtacaaatgtgtttatgtagACTGTGCAGTGGTCTGATTACATTAACAgctacatgtgcatgtgtgaagtgtgtgtgtgtgtctgcaaagAATACAAGTTGGGAGTTTCGATGATGTTTTGATGAAGTGAGTGTCAGAACGTGGTGGTGAGACACGTTGAGTGTTGCGATGCCTGCTCACCTCTTTCAGCAGGACCTTTGCTCTGAATGTACACATGGCACCTCTCTCTGTGCTCTTCGAGGGAGCTGCGCTGCTTGTAGCTGCGACTGCAGTGGTTGCACTTGAAGGGCTTCTCTACTGTGAGCAG is part of the Thunnus albacares chromosome 3, fThuAlb1.1, whole genome shotgun sequence genome and harbors:
- the LOC122979231 gene encoding DNA-binding protein Ikaros-like isoform X3, producing MNTDKHPAGFTPSEEDGTDVCRDAADAKPKEEEEEREDNSLSENGMQCAEGAIKTEAEEMDDNEQYSKTEKESEIVPKEEAEGASEDGMEEGFDEERTEGDDDEERDGEGDEEGDTLSEPQDLSLVDYSRYDSATLTDAHTAATTEGAYVPGAVAPRIQATGKLNCDICGLSCVSINVLLVHKRSHTGERPFHCSQCGASFTQKGNLLRHIKLHSGEKPFKCPMCSYACRRRDALSGHLRTHSVEKPFKCNHCSRSYKQRSSLEEHRERCHVYIQSKGPAERAEDGHTSRTPMGTERALLLDRLASNVAKRKSSMPQKFTGDNGVCLDLSFNRELVPRTDVKDPLPSSPGPDSHHQQQSMLTDSEPAPSHRPYPIPLSRNDISPMGLTNGHKMGMPLLGLPHTAQPPLGMDSFHTDGSQISQPIMYSLGHLLGGLNHQNGVPHPHAQPIPLSPLEALRVVRADGEAGGLPGAVYPCGHCRVIFLDYVMFTIHMGCHGFRDPLECNVCGHRSRDRYEFSSHIARGEHRLELK
- the LOC122979231 gene encoding DNA-binding protein Ikaros-like isoform X1 translates to MNTDKHPAGFTPSEEDGTDVCRDAADAKPKEEEEEREDNSLSENGMQCAEGVMDPRKCAIKTEAEEMDDNEQYSKTEKESEIVPKEEAEGASEDGMEEGFDEERTEGDDDEERDGEGDEEGDTLSEPQDLSLVDYSRYDSATLTDAHTAATTEGAYVPGAVAPRIQATGKLNCDICGLSCVSINVLLVHKRSHTGERPFHCSQCGASFTQKGNLLRHIKLHSGEKPFKCPMCSYACRRRDALSGHLRTHSVEKPFKCNHCSRSYKQRSSLEEHRERCHVYIQSKGPAERAEDGHTSRTPMGTERALLLDRLASNVAKRKSSMPQKFTGDNGVCLDLSFNRELVPRTDVKDPLPSSPGPDSHHQQQSMLTDSEPAPSHRPYPIPLSRNDISPMGLTNGHKMGMPLLGLPHTAQPPLGMDSFHTDGSQISQPIMYSLGHLLGGLNHQNGVPHPHAQPIPLSPLEALRVVRADGEAGGLPGAVYPCGHCRVIFLDYVMFTIHMGCHGFRDPLECNVCGHRSRDRYEFSSHIARGEHRLELK
- the LOC122979231 gene encoding DNA-binding protein Ikaros-like isoform X2 produces the protein MNTDKHPAGFTPSEEDGTDVCRDAADAKPKEEEEEREDNSLSENGMQCAEGVMDPRKCAIKTEAEEMDDNEQYSKTEKESEIVPKEEAEGASEDGMEEGFDEERTEGDDDEERDGEGDEEGDTLSEPQDLSLVDYSRYDSATLTDAHTAATTEGAYVPGAVAPRIQATGKLNCDICGLSCVSINVLLVHKRSHTGERPFHCSQCGASFTQKGNLLRHIKLHSGEKPFKCPMCSYACRRRDALSGHLRTHSVEKPFKCNHCSRSYKQRSSLEEHRERCHVYIQSKGPAEREDGHTSRTPMGTERALLLDRLASNVAKRKSSMPQKFTGDNGVCLDLSFNRELVPRTDVKDPLPSSPGPDSHHQQQSMLTDSEPAPSHRPYPIPLSRNDISPMGLTNGHKMGMPLLGLPHTAQPPLGMDSFHTDGSQISQPIMYSLGHLLGGLNHQNGVPHPHAQPIPLSPLEALRVVRADGEAGGLPGAVYPCGHCRVIFLDYVMFTIHMGCHGFRDPLECNVCGHRSRDRYEFSSHIARGEHRLELK